The Granulicella sibirica genome has a segment encoding these proteins:
- a CDS encoding flagellar basal body L-ring protein FlgH — protein MGNWRRWAVAFLLMTAAGSAQGQGVKAAAGKIANVINPPNVNVASTSLKDYLARVKATSTGDLPTPGAIWTDSGRFTRMSSDVRAMRPNDLISVVVSESLESETDGTVKNSRSSSASSQVSALFGLLHAGNALQNLINQSSNSGLNAQGASANNSSLSTTFGGQVVAVLPNGNLVIEAAREVEFSQQTQTILLRGLVRPEDISQQNQVLSTAISSLELEVRGKGIINDYTHRPNAVVRLLQKLLIF, from the coding sequence ATGGGGAACTGGAGGCGGTGGGCGGTAGCGTTCCTCCTGATGACTGCGGCTGGTTCGGCCCAGGGGCAGGGGGTAAAGGCGGCGGCGGGCAAGATCGCCAACGTGATCAATCCTCCGAACGTGAATGTCGCTTCGACGTCGCTCAAGGACTATCTGGCACGGGTGAAGGCGACAAGCACGGGCGATCTGCCGACGCCCGGCGCGATCTGGACCGATAGTGGGCGATTCACGCGGATGTCGTCCGATGTGCGGGCGATGCGTCCGAACGACCTGATCTCGGTAGTGGTGTCGGAGAGTCTGGAGTCGGAGACGGATGGGACGGTGAAGAACTCGCGAAGTTCGTCGGCGAGTTCGCAAGTCTCGGCGTTGTTTGGGCTGCTGCACGCTGGCAATGCGCTGCAGAACCTGATCAATCAGAGTTCGAACTCGGGGCTGAATGCGCAGGGAGCGAGCGCAAATAACTCGAGCCTGAGTACGACGTTCGGTGGGCAGGTGGTTGCGGTGCTTCCGAACGGGAATCTCGTGATCGAGGCGGCGCGTGAGGTGGAGTTCAGCCAGCAGACCCAGACTATCCTGCTGCGCGGGCTGGTGCGGCCTGAGGACATTTCGCAGCAGAATCAGGTGCTTTCGACCGCGATCTCGAGCCTTGAGCTTGAGGTGCGGGGCAAGGGAATCATCAACGACTATACGCACCGGCCGAACGCCGTGGTGCGGCTGCTCCAGAAGCTCCTGATCTTCTGA